From Paenibacillus graminis:
CCGGCTCTGAAAGCGGAATTTTTCAATCTGCAGATACATTTCAATAAAAGATATTTCTTCCTCGACGGTAATCAGATCGTCCTTCCAGCTCAGCAGCCTGCGCAGAATAAGGGCCAGATTCCGGATTACATCGGTGACCTCTTCATACTTATATTTCTTGCAAATGACCAATATGGCGTTCAACGTATTAAAGAGGAAATGCGGGTCTACCTGACTTTCCAGATAGTTCAATTCGGCTCTTACCCGCTCCAGCTCAAGGTCCTTTTTCTGAATTTCCAGCTTATACACATCATTGATCAAGTTGCGGATTTTCTCCGTCATCAGATTGAAGCTGCGGATCAAGCCGCCGATCTCGTCCTTTCCCTCATACATATCAATGTTCTCAAAATGTTCGTATTTGACAAGCTTCATGTGCTTGTAGAGCAGCCTTACCCTCAGATTATAGGATTGTAAAATAAAGATCATTAATAGGGTAGGGATAATGATCGTCAGCACAGCAAAAATTAGCGAAACCCGAAGCGCATGGCTCATCTCATGATTGATTTCTTTGCCTTCCGGCGTTCCGATCAACTTCCAGCCTTTCGTATATCCTGCGCTGCCCAAAGAACGGACAATCTGCTTGGACGACTGGCCTTCGTCCGTGTTAACGTTTAACAAGTCGTTTTTATCCAGGGAGTAGTAGGAATGATCCGATTCCAGCACGACACGGTTCTGCCCATCCACGAGCTTAAACCGCAAATAGTCGCGCTCTTTCTGGAACAGCTCCTGCACATTGTTCAACCGCAGATCGATTCGCAGATATTTACGGTAGGGCTGTCCCGTAAAGCTGTCCAATTTGCGGATAAGGCTGACAAACACTTCCTGCTGAGGCGGATTGAGCGGGTTGGTCCCCCGGTAAGAGGTTAACAGCACGTTGTCCGCACCACTGGAAATTTTGTGGTACCATTCACTCTCCTTGTCGTTGTCAGACAACACAAAGTAACTGCCGCCATTCTGGATGGTCGGATTCGTAGTATACACCCCCATCCAATAAATATAGGAATGCAGATTGCTGTATTGCCGCATCTTATCCCTCAGAACATTGTCATAAGCTTCATAATAAGCCTCGTTATCCGGATAAGCATAATCCATCATTTCATTATAGGCACGGTCCGCGGCAACCGTATTGCTTATCGCCACACATTCATTCACGATTTGCATGAGATCATAGACTACCCGATCCACAGAGATCTCAAGATTCCCTCTTTCACGAGCATCCACATTACGGCTGATCTGAACATAAAAGAGGGCGTTAATGGTGAGTATGGGGACAAGAACGCACAGCAAATAGATAAACAGAAATTTGTATTTGAGCGGGACATCGTTGATGATGGCAGATGGTTTCCGTTTCCCCTTCATGCCGCTCCCCTCCTCCCCCTTGGAATTAGCCCTTCTTGTATACCGAAGGCGAAACGCCATTCAGCGCTTTGAACTTGGCAGCGAACAAATCCGCATCGGAATAACCCACACGCCCCGAGACATCCGAAATGCACATATCTGTCCGGCGCAGCAGCTTCTTGGCTTCTTCAATGCGGTATTCATGGAGAAATTCGTTAAAGGAAACGCCATAGTATTTCTTGATTCGTTGTCCCAGATAGGCGGAATTCACATGCAAGTACTTCGCAATGTCCTGCAGCTTCAGCTTCTCCTGATAATGCGCCCGGACATAGTCTATTGCCGCCGATACGATCCGGTCTTCCTGATTGTTGTCCGCTGCTGCGAACCATTCAGCAGCTTCACGCAGCTCTTCCTCCGTCTGCCGCTCAAGCAGCGGCAAGCAGCAAGCGGTGACCCGGGGCGGAAACCACTTATTCGCCCATACTGCCGAGTCCCCTCCTCTTGCGTCGATTTCACGGAGCAGCTCCGCTTTGATATTGGCCAGAAAAGCGTCGATCCATGCATTTGAAGCAACATCCGTCGAAAAAATTTTAAATACATCGCTCAATAGCAAGCTTAACCGGTCCAATTCCCCTTGGGTAACCGATTGCAGCAGCGATTTCTTCAGTTCTGCCGGAAACAACGCCAATTGATCCTTGTCCTGTTCCCGAAAGAAACCAATACCGCGGTTGTCCGAATCCGCTCTGCATAATTCAGCCGCCAGCGCTTCATTATAGGCAGCATTCAGAAACTTCACCCCATGATGCTCAAGGCTTGCCGAGAAAAGAACGTGACTGCTGTATTGAGTCCGCACCTCATTGATCCAGCTTGCCAGCATCTTGGGGTCAAGCACCGGACCTTCCTGGGGGGAAACCAGCAAATAGCCATGCTTATGGCTTCCGGCCGTAAAAGGATAAGCAGTTATATTGCGGAACGGCTCCTTGGCGTTCATGGAACAGACTTGGCTTTGCAGCTGCATGCTGTCGAGCAAAGCACCCCAGGCCAATACACAGCATATCCGGGAATCGGGACGGATCTTAAGCGCCTTCAATCCCGCTTCCAATTCTTCTTCTGCAGGATTCTCCCGCATCAGAAGACGGGATACGGTTTCCACCTGCATGAAGGCGGAAACCGCTTCGCGCCGTGAAGCAAGCTTGCGCTCAGCATGTATTTGCCGGGCTACGGCCTGCAGTGCCTCGGTCAGTTCTTTTTCATCCAGGGGTTTGGTCAAATAGTTGGACACCCCATACTTAAGGGCTTTCTTGGCATATTCAAAGTCAGCATAGCCGCTAAAAATGATGAACTTCGGTTGGAAATCGCTTTCAGAAATTTTTTCAATAAGCTCCAGGCCGTCGATCACAGGCATGCGTACATCGGTTATAACCAAATCAGGCCGTGTGCTATAAATAAGCTGCAGCGCATCTTCGCCATCCAGCGCCTCGCCGCACACTTCAAAGCCCAGTTCCTCCCAGTCTACCAAGAATCGCAGCCCTTCCAGCATCAGCGGCTCATCATCGGCAAACACTACCTTAAGCATTGGCATCACCATCTTTATTTCTAAATTTTGATTCCGGTAGGCTGACAGTATTTGAACAGGAGAAACCGTTTCGGCCGCTGCCGAAACGGTTGTTATTCACCTATGGTCTATCTAAACCGATAAGTCCAGTTATTCTTTAACACTTCCCAAGTTCAATCCTACCACGAAATATTTCTGCAAGAAAGGGTAGACAAACAATATCGGCACTGCAGTAACGATAGTGATGGCTGCACGGATGGAAGCCGGTGTAACCAAAGCCTGCTGCTGATTGTGCTGATTGCCCGCCAGCAGAGATGGATCATTGTTCGTGCTCATGGTTGAACCGAGCAGCTTCATCATTTCATATTGCAGTGTGCTGAGCTTGATATCCGATGATGCGTACAGGAACGTGTCAAACCAGGCGTTCCATGAGCCTACAGCGATGAACAAAGCTACGGTTGCCAGCACCGGAGTACACAGCGGGAAGATGATTTTCCAGAAAATCCGGAAATCCCCCGCCCCGTCGATCTTCGCCGACTCCGTGAGACTGCCTGGAAGGCCGCGGATATACGTCCGCATGATAATCAGGTTGAATGCGCTGACCAAGCTTGGAAGGATATAGACCCAAAAGCTATGGAGCAGGCCCAACTCTTTAATAAGGAAGTAGTTCGGAATCAAGCCGGCATTGAAATACATGGTTAGGATGAACAGCATGCTGATTTTTTTACGGAAAATGTATTGCGGCTGCGCCAGCGTATACGCCAGCATGGTGGTCAGAAAAACGCCTAATACCGTTGAGAGTATCGTACGGGACACAGAGATAAAAGCGGCATGGTAGATCGTCCCTGAAATAAAGACGGCTTTATAGTTTTCCATGGTCCAGGCACGGGGCCAGAAATAAATTCCGCCCGAAAGAGTGTCACTGCCGTCATTGAAAGAAACAGCCAGCGTGTGGAGGAATGGATAGAGCGTGATGGCAACCACAAAGAGCATAAATATCGTGTTGATTGTATGAAATACAACCGGCTCAATGCGGCTTGAGCTTTTCGTCACAGCTTTCATATGGGCTTCCTCCTCTATACTAATCGCTCTTCGCCGAGGCGTTTTGCGATATAATTTGCGATGAATACAAGAACGACACTGACGATGGTTTTGAAGATCCCTGCCGCGGTAGCCAGAGAATAATTCCCCATAGAGATACCATATTTCAGTACAAAGAT
This genomic window contains:
- a CDS encoding response regulator transcription factor — its product is MLKVVFADDEPLMLEGLRFLVDWEELGFEVCGEALDGEDALQLIYSTRPDLVITDVRMPVIDGLELIEKISESDFQPKFIIFSGYADFEYAKKALKYGVSNYLTKPLDEKELTEALQAVARQIHAERKLASRREAVSAFMQVETVSRLLMRENPAEEELEAGLKALKIRPDSRICCVLAWGALLDSMQLQSQVCSMNAKEPFRNITAYPFTAGSHKHGYLLVSPQEGPVLDPKMLASWINEVRTQYSSHVLFSASLEHHGVKFLNAAYNEALAAELCRADSDNRGIGFFREQDKDQLALFPAELKKSLLQSVTQGELDRLSLLLSDVFKIFSTDVASNAWIDAFLANIKAELLREIDARGGDSAVWANKWFPPRVTACCLPLLERQTEEELREAAEWFAAADNNQEDRIVSAAIDYVRAHYQEKLKLQDIAKYLHVNSAYLGQRIKKYYGVSFNEFLHEYRIEEAKKLLRRTDMCISDVSGRVGYSDADLFAAKFKALNGVSPSVYKKG
- a CDS encoding carbohydrate ABC transporter permease, which translates into the protein MKAVTKSSSRIEPVVFHTINTIFMLFVVAITLYPFLHTLAVSFNDGSDTLSGGIYFWPRAWTMENYKAVFISGTIYHAAFISVSRTILSTVLGVFLTTMLAYTLAQPQYIFRKKISMLFILTMYFNAGLIPNYFLIKELGLLHSFWVYILPSLVSAFNLIIMRTYIRGLPGSLTESAKIDGAGDFRIFWKIIFPLCTPVLATVALFIAVGSWNAWFDTFLYASSDIKLSTLQYEMMKLLGSTMSTNNDPSLLAGNQHNQQQALVTPASIRAAITIVTAVPILFVYPFLQKYFVVGLNLGSVKE
- a CDS encoding sensor histidine kinase; the protein is MKGKRKPSAIINDVPLKYKFLFIYLLCVLVPILTINALFYVQISRNVDARERGNLEISVDRVVYDLMQIVNECVAISNTVAADRAYNEMMDYAYPDNEAYYEAYDNVLRDKMRQYSNLHSYIYWMGVYTTNPTIQNGGSYFVLSDNDKESEWYHKISSGADNVLLTSYRGTNPLNPPQQEVFVSLIRKLDSFTGQPYRKYLRIDLRLNNVQELFQKERDYLRFKLVDGQNRVVLESDHSYYSLDKNDLLNVNTDEGQSSKQIVRSLGSAGYTKGWKLIGTPEGKEINHEMSHALRVSLIFAVLTIIIPTLLMIFILQSYNLRVRLLYKHMKLVKYEHFENIDMYEGKDEIGGLIRSFNLMTEKIRNLINDVYKLEIQKKDLELERVRAELNYLESQVDPHFLFNTLNAILVICKKYKYEEVTDVIRNLALILRRLLSWKDDLITVEEEISFIEMYLQIEKFRFQSRFTYDIDIDPAVLNCRIPKMSVQALVENSCKHGLQSVKGARKIHVSASMNDAGLIIVVTDNGKGIEKEKLEWIESHLQSEQDSSKNIGLRNVYKRLMMYYDGRAGFTIESTEYERTAITIQIPIDLAMAPKVEGSHV